TCCTGAAAAATAATATTTGATTGGGCGGCCCTCCCTTTAAGGGCCGTTTCTTTTAAAGTGAGACATTTTTGTCTCAATAAAATCTGTTAGTTCTCTAGCAGATTTTATTGAAATAAAAAATTTTGAAAGGAAAACACCCACATGACACATGAATATGTCATCGAAATGCGTGAGATTACCAAAAAATTTGGTGACTTTGTAGCAAATGATAAGATTAATCTTCAGTTGCGCAAAGGTGAAATCCATGCACTTCTTGGAGAAAATGGTGCAGGGAAATCTACCCTGATGAATATGCTGGCTGGTTTGTTGGAACCAACAAGCGGAGACATTGTGGTAAATGGAAATACTGTTAACCTAGACTCACCTTCAAAAGCAGCTTCTTTAGGAATTGGAATGGTGCACCAACACTTTATGTTGGTTGAAGCCTTCACTGTTGTTGAAAATATCATCCTTGGTTCTGAAACCACTAAACATGGTGTTTTGGACCTTAAAAAAGCCAGCCAAGATATCCTTGATTTGTCTAAAAAATATGGCTTGGCAGTAGATCCAAATGCTAAAGTTGAGGATATTTCCGTTGGTGCGCAGCAACGTGTGGAAATCTTAAAGACGCTTTATCGTGGAGCCGACATCCTGATCTTCGATGAACCAACTGCAGTGTTGACACCAGCTGAAATCGAAGAATTGATGACAATCATGAAGAACTTGGCGAATGAAGGAAAATCCATTATCTTGATTACGCACAAGTTGGATGAAATCCGTGCTGTTTCAGACCGCGTAACGGTTATTCGCCGTGGGAAATCTATTGAGACAGTAGAGATTGGTGGAGCTACTAACCAAGACTTGGCCGAAATGATGGTCGGCCGTTCTGTTTCCTTTAAGACTGAAAAAGGTCCTTCTCAACCGAAAGAAGTGGTCTTGTCGATCGAAAACTTGGTTGTAAACGAAAACCGTGGTGTCCCAGCTGTTAAGAATTTGTCACTGGAACTTCGTGCTGGTGAAGTCGTTGGGATCGCAGGGATTGATGGAAATGGTCAGTCTGAGTTGATCCAAGCCATTACAGGTCTACGGAAGGTAAAATCGGGTTCAATTAAGATTAAAGGCAAGGATGTTGTAGGACTACGTCCACGTCAAATCACAGAAATGAAGGTAGGGCACGTCCCTGAAGACCGTCACCGGGATGGTTTGGTCCTTGATATGATGATCTCTGAAAACATGGCTCTTCAAACTTACTACAAAGAACCTCTTAGCAAGAATGGTATTTTAAATTATCCAAATATCACCTCTTATGCCAAGAAGCTCATGGAAGAGTTTGACGTTCGTGCAGCCAGTGAAGTGGTACCTGCTAAGGCTCTCTCTGGAGGGAACCAGCAAAAAGCCATTATCGCTCGGGAAATCGATCGCGATCCAGATCTCTTGATCGTTAGCCAGCCGACTCGTGGATTGGACGTTGGAGCGATCGAATATATCCACAAACGCTTGATCCAAGAACGGGATAATGGAAAAGCCGTTCTGGTTGTCAGTTTTGAATTAGATGAAATTTTGAATGTTTCTGACCGTATTGCGGTTATTCATGATGGGAAGATCCAAGGGATCGTAACCCCTGAAACAACGAATAAGCAAGAACTTGGAATCCTCATGGCAGGAGGACAAGTAAAGGAGGGAGCATCAAATGAATAAGAATTTAAAACAAATTGCCGTTCCATTGGTGTCTGTCCTTTTAGGATTGGTCTTAGGTGCCATTATTATGTGGGCCTTCAGCTATGATGCCCTTTGGGGATATGAATTGCTGTTTAAGAAAGCCTTTGGTTCGATTAAGAGTTGGGGTAATATTTCCCGTGCTATGGGGCCACTGATTTTAGTTGCTCTTGGATTTTCGGTGGCTAGCCGGGCCGGCTTCTTTAACGTTGGACTTCCTGGTCAGGCTTTTGCAGGATGGATCATGGCGACTTGGTTTGCCCTTTCCTTCCCAAATATGCCTCGCTTACTGATGATTCCGATGACCGTTTTGATTGCGGCTATCGCAGGTGGATTTATTGGAGCGATTCCTGGTTTCCTTCGTGCCTATCTTGGAACCAGTGAGGTCATTATCACCATTATGATGAACTACATTGTTCTCTACGGTGGGAATGCCTTGATTCATAGCTTCCCAGCTTCCTTGATGAAAAACAAGGACTCAACCATTGATGTGGGAGCCAACGCTGTCTACCAGACGGAGTGGTTGCGTAATTTGACGGACAAATCACAAATGAACATCGGGATCTTCTTTGCCATCATCGCAGTGGTGGTCATCTGGTTCTTGATGAAGAAAACAACACTTGGTTTTGAAATCCGTGCCGTTGGTCTCAATGCCAATGCGGCGGAGTATGCAGGGATGTCTGCAAAACGGACCATTATCCTTTCTATGATCATTTCTGGTGCTCTTGCTGGTATCGGTGGGGTAGCAGAAGGTCTGGGGATTTACTCAAATGTCTACGTTCAAACCAGCTCGATGAGTGTTGGATTTAACGGAATGGCCGTTGCCCTTCTTGCGATGAATTCACCAATTGGTATTCCATTTGCTGCCTTCTTGTTTGGAGCACTTCAAATTGGGGGAGTTGGTATGAAGCCAGCTGCCATCCCTGAAGAAGTCGTTCAAATTGTGACAGCATCCATTATCTTCTTCGTATGTGCTCACTACATTATTGAAAAGATGATCTCGATGCGTTCAGCTAAAAAAGGAGGAGCAAACTAATGAGTATTGTAACGATTTTAAGTATTCTTGTTTCCTCTATGATTGTGTATGCAGCGCCGCTGATCTTCACAAGTATCGGAGGAGCATACTCAGAACACGCTGGGGTTGTTAACGTTGGTCTGGAAGGAATCATGGTTATGGGAGCCTTCTCAGGTATTATCTTTAACTTGACTTTTGAGCCTGAGTTAGGAAGTTTGACACCATGGTTGTCCTTGATCGTTGCTGCAGGGATTGGAGTACTCTTCTCCTTGATTCACGCGGTGGCAACCATTCATTTCCGTGCTGACCATATCGTCTCAGGTACAGTATTGAACTTGATGGCACCTCCACTTGCGGTCTTCCTTGTTAAAGCGATGTACAACAAGGGGCAAACTGATAATATCAAAGTTGCCTTCGGGAAAACGTCCATTCCAGTCTTATCTAAAATTCCGGTGATTGGGGATATTTTCTTCAACAATGCCAGCATCATTGGTTGGGTTGCGATTCTCTTCTCATTCTTTGCTTGGTTTATCATGTTCAAGACGAAATTTGGATTGCGTCTTCGTTCAGTTGGTGAACACCCACAAGCAGCAGATACATTGGGAATCAATGTTTATAAAATGCGCTACTTAGGAGTGATGATCTCAGGTGCCCTAGCTGGTATTGGAGGAGCCATATACGCTCAATCTATTTCCGTTAACTTTGCGGTGACTACTATTGTTGGTCCTGGGTTCATTGCCCTCGCAGCTATGATTTTCGGGAAATGGAACCCAATCGGGGCCATGCTTGCTAGTCTCTTCTTTGGAGCTTCGCAAAGTTTGGCTGTTATCGGGAATCAATTGCCTTTGCTTAAAGGTATCCCATCCATCTACTTGCAAATTGCGCCTTACGTCTTGACCATGGTTGTCTTGGCAGCCTTCTTCGGACAAGCAGTCGCACCAAAAGCAGATGGTGTTAATTACATTAAATCTAAATAATGCACAGAGAGAGGTTGGGACAAAAGTCCTAGCCTCTCAATTGTTTTTGGATTGTCGAGTAAGACGCAGTGGTTGAGTGGGCTCTACTACGCTGATTTCATCAGCTTTTACAGCCCTACTCAACTGTGCGGAGGTGGGACGACGAAATCGAATTCTAACGAATTACCGATTTCTGTCCCACGCTCTCTTTTGCTTTGTAAAGGCCCCTCTTAGTCGCAATTTCTTTAGATTTAGGGTACAATAAGAATACAACTTTTCATGTATCGGAGGAGCAGATGTTTAAGTGGATAAGACCCCTGATTGGCATGGTGATCGTTTTATTTATTTTATTAGTGATCCTGTTGGTTCCTGGATCAATTCCTGAAGGGGAGCAGCTGAGAAATGTGCAGGCAGGGAGTTCTTTGATTGAGCTGGCTCAAAATGCAGTTTCAAACGCTTCTGTGAGCACCGAAGGGCTCTCAACTGAGCTAAGTCTCAATTCTGTGCAATTGAGTCAGGTCGTCAAAACAAGTGCTGGATCCGCCCTTGACAATTCTGACTATCAAAAGATGGCACTAGGAATGGATGGCAATGACCTTCACGTCAAAGTTCCTGTATCATTAGGGCCAGTTGATAGCTATCTAGATTTAACCATGACTGGTCAAGTCGAAAACAATGTCATGAATTTGACCGTGACCGGTGCTAAATTAGGGAAAATGCCTATTCCAAAATTCTTGGTTCTCAACTATTTGAAGGATCAATCCAATCAAAATGGAGGCGGCTTTACAGTGAATGGTGATCAAATCACCCTTGAGATCCCTCAAGCAGGCTATAGTATCTCAAAAGCGAGAGTGGAAAATGGCAATGCGAAGGTAACCGTTAGTATCTCCTTGTTTTAAGTCTTTGTAATTGGAGTTGTCATGCTTGTCTTTGAATTTTGTGCAGAGAATTTAACTTATATTGATAAGGCGATTGCTGCTGGGGCAGGTCGCATTGAACTGTGCGACAACCTGGCAGTAGGCGGGACCACACCGAGTATAGGTGTGATCAATGAAGCAATCAAACTGACAAGAGCGAAGTCTGTGGATCTATGTGTGATCATTCGGCCCCGTGGTGGAGATTTTGTCTACACTGATCTGGAAGTCGAAGCTATGCTGACGGATATTCGTGCTGCGAAAGAAATAGGGGTTACTTGTTTTGTTCTGGGTGCGCTGACGAGCGATCGAAAGTTGGACCAGAAGGTCATGCAGCTTTTACTAGCAGCCTGTGGAGAGGCAGAGGTGGTCTTTCATATGGCCTTTGATGAGTTAGCTCATACAGATCAGCTAGAAGCGATTGAGTGGCTTTCTGATCAGGGTGTGGCCCGCATTTTAACACGAGGTGGAAATCCAGGTGACCCACTAGAGCAACGTTTTGCCCACTATCATCGTTTATTAGCTGCGGCTAAGGGAAAGATTCAGATCCTGCCAGGTGGGGGTGTGACCCTTGACAATCGTCAGCTCTTTTTGGAGCAATTGGGTGTTTGTCAACTGCATGGCACGCGCATCGTGTTTTAAAGAAGAAACGATCACTGCTTGAAGTAGTTTTGAAGATCCGTTATCAAGGTTGGGGACGTTGTTTCCAGCCTCTTCTAGTGCAAAAATGAATAAGGGAGAGAAAATGTTTTTAGAGCATTATTTTGACCGATACACCTTTCAGCCAGAAAAGGGATTGGCTTACGGATTTGAAAAGAGAGGGGCAGGCTATGAGTACCAGTGTCCCGTCTTATCGGACTCTTTTCTCTTAAAGGTCCGTGTCTGCGACCAGAAGATATCTTTTCAGGTCTATGATCAGGATACAGGGGACGAGTATATCCAGATCCATCAGGAACAGCTACAAGGAAATTTCGTTGGCCAAGTCAGAGAAGCTTGTCAGGAAAGTCTTGCAAGGATTCGCCAAGCTTGTTTTGAGGTAGAGAAATTTCTCTATCCTCAAGCCAAGCGTCTCATGGCCTATATCTCTCTGTACTATCAGGGAACGATTGAGTATTTGTGGGAGAGATCTCCAGAATCTGGTGCCATTCGCCACCGAGACACCCTCAAGTGGTATGGTGTCTTTATGACCATTGATTGGAAAAAACTAGATGCTGGCAAGTCTGGGAAAATAGAAGTTTTGAATGTTAAGTCTGATCAAGTAGCCCGTTTCATCCAGCAGAAGGGGATTTATCCAGCTTTTCATATGAATAAAAAATATTGGGTGAGTATCCCCTTAGATGGAACAATTGCTGATGAGGAGTTGTTTGCTCTAGTGGATAGTAGTTGGCAACTCACAAAAAAGGGGAAATAAGATGAATCTGTTGAGGAAATTATCTTGGTTTTTTAATTTAGAGAAGAAGCGATACTTGATCGGGATAGGGGCCTTGATCTTGGTTAGCTTTTTAAATCTCATTCCTCCAAGAATCATGGGCCTTGTGATCGATTTGATCGATAAAAGAAAGCTGACACTGGGGCAGTTAGTTATGGATATTGCCCTTTTGGTCCTCGCAGCTCTAGCCATGTATGGCCTTCGTTTTGTCTGGAGACGCTATATTTTTGGAACGGCTAATAAGTTGGCTCGAATCTTGCGTTACCGTTTGTTTCAGCAATTTACGCTCATGTCTCCGTCTTTTTATCAGCGTTATCGGACAGGGGATCTCATGGCCCATGCTACTAATGATATCAATGCGGTAACCATGTTTGCTGGTGGCGGGGTTATGTCTGCAGTGGATGCTTCCGTGACAGCCTTGGTGACCTTAGTCAGCATGTTTTTCATGATTGATTGGCGCTTAACCCTCTTGGCTATTTTGCCTCTACCGGTTATGGTGGTAGTGACTTCCGCCATTGGACGCAAAAACCACAAAGCCTTCAAAGAGGCCCAAGAAGGCTTCTCAGAGCTGAACAACTTTGTCCAGGAATCCGTATCAGGAGTCAAAGTGACCAAATCCTTTGGCTTTCAGGCAGATGAGATTCAGGCTTTTGAAAAAACCAATCAAATGGTCTTTTCAAAGAATATGACTTCAGCCGGTTACAATGCTTTGTTTGATCCGACCACTCTTCTTTTTGTCGGTCTCTCCTAT
The Streptococcus parasanguinis genome window above contains:
- a CDS encoding ABC transporter ATP-binding protein is translated as MTHEYVIEMREITKKFGDFVANDKINLQLRKGEIHALLGENGAGKSTLMNMLAGLLEPTSGDIVVNGNTVNLDSPSKAASLGIGMVHQHFMLVEAFTVVENIILGSETTKHGVLDLKKASQDILDLSKKYGLAVDPNAKVEDISVGAQQRVEILKTLYRGADILIFDEPTAVLTPAEIEELMTIMKNLANEGKSIILITHKLDEIRAVSDRVTVIRRGKSIETVEIGGATNQDLAEMMVGRSVSFKTEKGPSQPKEVVLSIENLVVNENRGVPAVKNLSLELRAGEVVGIAGIDGNGQSELIQAITGLRKVKSGSIKIKGKDVVGLRPRQITEMKVGHVPEDRHRDGLVLDMMISENMALQTYYKEPLSKNGILNYPNITSYAKKLMEEFDVRAASEVVPAKALSGGNQQKAIIAREIDRDPDLLIVSQPTRGLDVGAIEYIHKRLIQERDNGKAVLVVSFELDEILNVSDRIAVIHDGKIQGIVTPETTNKQELGILMAGGQVKEGASNE
- a CDS encoding ABC transporter permease, with amino-acid sequence MSIVTILSILVSSMIVYAAPLIFTSIGGAYSEHAGVVNVGLEGIMVMGAFSGIIFNLTFEPELGSLTPWLSLIVAAGIGVLFSLIHAVATIHFRADHIVSGTVLNLMAPPLAVFLVKAMYNKGQTDNIKVAFGKTSIPVLSKIPVIGDIFFNNASIIGWVAILFSFFAWFIMFKTKFGLRLRSVGEHPQAADTLGINVYKMRYLGVMISGALAGIGGAIYAQSISVNFAVTTIVGPGFIALAAMIFGKWNPIGAMLASLFFGASQSLAVIGNQLPLLKGIPSIYLQIAPYVLTMVVLAAFFGQAVAPKADGVNYIKSK
- a CDS encoding MmcQ/YjbR family DNA-binding protein, whose product is MFLEHYFDRYTFQPEKGLAYGFEKRGAGYEYQCPVLSDSFLLKVRVCDQKISFQVYDQDTGDEYIQIHQEQLQGNFVGQVREACQESLARIRQACFEVEKFLYPQAKRLMAYISLYYQGTIEYLWERSPESGAIRHRDTLKWYGVFMTIDWKKLDAGKSGKIEVLNVKSDQVARFIQQKGIYPAFHMNKKYWVSIPLDGTIADEELFALVDSSWQLTKKGK
- a CDS encoding copper homeostasis protein CutC yields the protein MLVFEFCAENLTYIDKAIAAGAGRIELCDNLAVGGTTPSIGVINEAIKLTRAKSVDLCVIIRPRGGDFVYTDLEVEAMLTDIRAAKEIGVTCFVLGALTSDRKLDQKVMQLLLAACGEAEVVFHMAFDELAHTDQLEAIEWLSDQGVARILTRGGNPGDPLEQRFAHYHRLLAAAKGKIQILPGGGVTLDNRQLFLEQLGVCQLHGTRIVF
- a CDS encoding ABC transporter permease, producing the protein MNKNLKQIAVPLVSVLLGLVLGAIIMWAFSYDALWGYELLFKKAFGSIKSWGNISRAMGPLILVALGFSVASRAGFFNVGLPGQAFAGWIMATWFALSFPNMPRLLMIPMTVLIAAIAGGFIGAIPGFLRAYLGTSEVIITIMMNYIVLYGGNALIHSFPASLMKNKDSTIDVGANAVYQTEWLRNLTDKSQMNIGIFFAIIAVVVIWFLMKKTTLGFEIRAVGLNANAAEYAGMSAKRTIILSMIISGALAGIGGVAEGLGIYSNVYVQTSSMSVGFNGMAVALLAMNSPIGIPFAAFLFGALQIGGVGMKPAAIPEEVVQIVTASIIFFVCAHYIIEKMISMRSAKKGGAN